From one Bacteroidota bacterium genomic stretch:
- a CDS encoding SRPBCC family protein has product MHQLETTQRIPISLEKAWDFFSSPANLKTITPPHMGFEITTGYTPGEKMYAGMIISYIVKPILNIPMRWVTEITHVKEGVYFVDEQRFGPYTLWHHTHFFREIDGGVEMQDRIHYKIPFGFLGRIANSLFVRKQVTGIFDYRHKKLEALFGIWKGENSRATPVEA; this is encoded by the coding sequence ATGCATCAGTTAGAAACCACACAACGTATACCCATCTCCCTTGAGAAAGCGTGGGATTTCTTCTCCTCACCGGCGAACCTCAAAACCATAACTCCACCGCATATGGGCTTTGAAATCACTACCGGATATACACCCGGAGAAAAGATGTATGCCGGCATGATCATCTCCTATATTGTGAAGCCGATATTAAACATCCCGATGCGCTGGGTCACTGAAATTACGCATGTAAAAGAAGGCGTATATTTTGTAGATGAACAACGTTTTGGTCCTTATACGCTGTGGCATCATACTCATTTTTTCAGAGAGATTGACGGTGGCGTAGAGATGCAAGACCGCATACATTATAAAATTCCATTTGGTTTTCTGGGGAGAATAGCGAACAGTTTATTTGTCAGAAAACAAGTAACAGGGATTTTTGACTATCGCCATAAAAAACTTGAAGCGCTTTTTGGAATATGGAAGGGGGAAAATAGCAGAGCCACACCGGTAGAAGCGTAA
- a CDS encoding DUF2256 domain-containing protein, giving the protein MRGVKKQDLPTKICSTCLRPFTWRKKWRRVWEDVKYCSVKCKGGVIKVFPKLTGRPSP; this is encoded by the coding sequence GTGCGCGGGGTAAAAAAGCAGGATCTTCCAACTAAAATTTGCTCAACGTGCCTCCGCCCATTCACATGGAGAAAGAAATGGAGGAGGGTATGGGAGGATGTCAAATACTGTAGTGTTAAGTGCAAAGGGGGAGTAATTAAAGTTTTTCCAAAATTAACCGGGAGACCATCTCCATAA
- a CDS encoding CTP synthase: MSPVSTTSVRYVFVTGGVTSSLGKGIISASLAKLLQARGYRVTIQKLDPYINVDPGTLNPYEHGECFVTNDGAETDLDLGHYERFLDIPTSQSNNVTTGRIYQTVINREREGAYLGKTVQVIPHITDEIKRRIKLLGETGEYDIVITEIGGTVGDIESLPYIESVRQMIWEMGSSNAAVIHLTLLPYLSTTGELKTKPTQHSVKMLLEYGIQPDVLVCRTEKPVSNDLRRKIALFCNVNINAVIESIDASTIYEVPLMMLKEQLDKVIINKLKLPLKQEPDMLAWKDFLGKLKNPVYEVRIALIGKYIELKDAYKSIAESFIHAGVSNECKVKLEWIHSEKLDAGNVKSTLGSMHAILVAPGFGERGIEGKIAAIRFARENKIPFLGICLGMQCAVVEFARNVLGFADAHSTEVSPESNYPVIDMMEDQKDIQHKGGTMRLGEFPCSIVKGTKAYHVYGKSKVMERHRHRYEFNSKYLSDFEKGGMIASGINPDNGLVEMVELKNHPWFIGVQFHPEYKSTVLHPHPLFVRFVKAALDKSNGTLQEPKSDATAVIVNS; encoded by the coding sequence ATGTCACCTGTAAGCACAACCTCTGTCCGTTATGTATTCGTAACCGGAGGGGTAACCTCTTCCTTAGGAAAAGGAATTATCTCCGCTTCTCTAGCTAAATTATTGCAAGCCAGAGGGTATAGGGTGACCATTCAAAAGCTGGATCCTTATATTAATGTGGATCCGGGTACATTGAATCCTTACGAACACGGGGAATGTTTCGTCACCAATGACGGCGCTGAAACTGATCTCGACCTCGGTCATTACGAGCGCTTTTTAGATATCCCAACCTCACAGTCAAATAACGTCACCACCGGACGGATATACCAAACCGTTATTAACCGGGAGCGGGAGGGAGCGTATCTGGGAAAAACGGTGCAGGTGATTCCGCATATTACCGATGAAATCAAACGTCGTATTAAATTGCTCGGGGAAACCGGCGAATACGATATAGTGATTACGGAAATTGGTGGAACAGTAGGAGATATTGAATCCTTGCCGTATATCGAGTCTGTGCGTCAGATGATTTGGGAGATGGGCTCCTCGAATGCAGCAGTTATTCATCTGACTTTATTACCTTATTTAAGTACAACCGGGGAACTCAAGACCAAGCCTACTCAACACTCCGTTAAAATGTTATTAGAGTATGGTATTCAGCCGGATGTACTTGTTTGCCGTACCGAAAAACCGGTTTCGAATGATTTGCGTCGTAAGATTGCCTTGTTCTGCAATGTTAATATCAATGCAGTTATTGAATCTATTGATGCTTCAACGATTTATGAAGTTCCTTTGATGATGCTAAAAGAACAGCTCGACAAGGTAATTATCAATAAACTGAAGTTGCCTTTGAAGCAGGAGCCCGATATGTTGGCATGGAAGGATTTTCTGGGCAAATTGAAAAATCCGGTCTATGAAGTTCGTATTGCGCTGATAGGTAAGTATATTGAGTTGAAAGATGCTTATAAGTCTATTGCGGAATCATTTATTCATGCCGGTGTCTCTAATGAATGCAAGGTGAAACTGGAATGGATTCATTCAGAAAAGCTCGATGCCGGAAATGTCAAATCTACACTGGGAAGTATGCATGCTATTTTGGTGGCCCCCGGTTTCGGTGAAAGAGGTATCGAAGGTAAAATTGCAGCCATTCGCTTTGCCAGGGAAAACAAAATTCCATTCTTAGGAATATGTCTGGGAATGCAATGCGCTGTAGTAGAATTTGCCAGAAATGTCCTGGGATTCGCAGATGCTCATTCTACTGAAGTGTCACCGGAATCCAATTACCCTGTTATAGATATGATGGAGGATCAAAAAGATATTCAGCATAAAGGGGGTACCATGCGTCTGGGTGAGTTTCCTTGTTCAATTGTGAAAGGAACGAAGGCGTATCATGTGTATGGGAAATCAAAAGTCATGGAACGCCATCGCCATCGCTATGAGTTTAATAGTAAATACTTAAGTGATTTCGAGAAGGGGGGTATGATTGCCTCCGGTATTAACCCGGATAATGGATTGGTAGAAATGGTGGAATTGAAAAATCACCCCTGGTTTATCGGCGTTCAGTTTCATCCGGAATATAAAAGTACTGTCCTGCATCCACACCCGCTTTTTGTTCGCTTCGTGAAGGCTGCCCTCGATAAATCCAACGGTACTCTACAAGAACCAAAGTCGGATGCAACGGCTGTGATTGTCAATAGTTGA
- the yidC gene encoding membrane protein insertase YidC: MDRMSMIGLFLIGLILIGSSIFFAPTEEEMAALKKQQDSIALIEKEVAAKASAQLKAATVAADSNLTAPAIPDSLNADSVNALLLSDKLGVFSAAGQGEEEIVSIENEVLKVNLTTRGGRIKSVELKQYKNFEGKPVRLFESDSTRFGLNFFAQNRIISTNDLYFKASGKGFSVAAKDSSTFTMRLEAGAPDRYLEYEYALTGDKYVIGFKVNFVGLNSIIASNTGYVELNWVEELIKQEKDMTAERTNATMYYMFADEDKEVDYLSETSDESEEIKTKVKWVAMKQQFFTQVLIADKDFDKPTRIETIAGVEEEPFVKRMKASFTLPYNHGQRESFAMHFYIGPNHYQYLKKAGDNLEKQIPLGWGIFGWVNRFIVIPIFNFLNSFNWNYGIIILILTIAIKVMLLPLTFKAYLSQAKMKVLKPEIDEIQGKFKEEPMKLQQEMMGLYRKAGVSPLGGCLPMLLQLPILIAMFRFFPQSIELRQESFLWAKDLSTYDSILDLPFSIWGYGDHVSLFTLLMTISTILITMVNSSSAMTNPQMKWMMYLMPIVFLGVFNNYSAGLSYYYFLANVISIGQQFLFKSFVDDDEIHRKIQENKKRPASQTKSKFQQRLEKMAKEKGYKMPK; the protein is encoded by the coding sequence ATGGATCGTATGTCAATGATCGGGCTATTTCTTATTGGCCTGATACTTATAGGTAGTAGCATTTTTTTCGCCCCCACTGAGGAGGAAATGGCTGCATTAAAGAAGCAACAGGATAGTATTGCCCTGATTGAAAAAGAGGTTGCGGCTAAAGCATCGGCTCAATTGAAAGCAGCCACCGTCGCGGCAGATTCCAATCTCACCGCACCTGCAATTCCTGACTCTCTGAATGCGGATTCGGTAAATGCACTTTTACTTTCCGACAAACTAGGCGTTTTCTCAGCGGCAGGGCAAGGTGAGGAAGAAATTGTCAGTATTGAAAATGAAGTTCTAAAAGTAAATCTGACTACCAGAGGTGGAAGGATTAAATCTGTCGAACTGAAGCAGTATAAAAACTTTGAAGGGAAACCGGTCCGGCTTTTTGAATCCGACTCTACCCGGTTTGGATTAAACTTTTTCGCGCAGAATAGAATCATCTCTACCAACGACTTGTATTTTAAAGCTTCCGGGAAAGGGTTTTCGGTTGCAGCAAAAGATAGTTCAACCTTTACCATGCGTCTGGAAGCAGGTGCTCCTGATCGTTACCTCGAATATGAATACGCCCTCACGGGTGATAAGTATGTTATAGGATTCAAAGTGAACTTTGTGGGATTGAATTCAATTATCGCCTCGAATACAGGCTATGTGGAATTGAATTGGGTGGAGGAGTTGATAAAGCAGGAAAAAGACATGACTGCTGAGCGAACCAATGCTACCATGTATTATATGTTCGCGGATGAAGATAAAGAAGTAGATTATCTGAGCGAAACGTCGGATGAAAGTGAAGAGATAAAAACGAAGGTCAAGTGGGTGGCTATGAAACAGCAGTTTTTCACACAAGTGCTGATTGCCGATAAGGATTTTGATAAGCCGACACGAATTGAAACGATTGCCGGTGTGGAGGAAGAACCATTTGTGAAACGCATGAAGGCTTCGTTTACGCTTCCTTATAATCATGGGCAACGTGAATCTTTTGCAATGCATTTTTATATCGGCCCCAATCACTATCAGTATCTGAAAAAAGCAGGCGATAATCTGGAAAAGCAAATTCCTCTGGGATGGGGCATTTTTGGTTGGGTGAACCGGTTTATTGTAATTCCGATTTTTAATTTCCTGAATAGCTTTAACTGGAATTATGGCATTATCATCTTGATTCTTACCATCGCCATTAAAGTGATGTTGTTGCCACTAACGTTTAAGGCATACCTCTCTCAGGCAAAAATGAAAGTGCTCAAACCTGAAATTGATGAAATTCAGGGCAAGTTCAAGGAGGAACCCATGAAGTTGCAGCAGGAAATGATGGGGCTATATAGAAAGGCCGGTGTGAGTCCGTTGGGTGGCTGTTTACCGATGCTCTTGCAATTGCCTATCCTCATCGCTATGTTTAGATTTTTCCCTCAGTCCATCGAATTGCGACAGGAGAGTTTCCTCTGGGCGAAGGATTTAAGTACTTATGATTCTATTCTTGACCTTCCCTTTAGCATCTGGGGGTACGGCGATCACGTGAGTCTATTCACTTTGCTGATGACCATTTCAACAATTTTAATTACGATGGTCAACAGCTCAAGTGCAATGACGAATCCGCAAATGAAATGGATGATGTACCTGATGCCGATTGTATTCCTCGGAGTATTTAATAATTATTCAGCCGGATTGAGTTATTATTATTTTCTGGCGAATGTGATCAGTATCGGTCAGCAGTTTTTGTTTAAGTCTTTTGTGGATGATGATGAAATTCATCGTAAAATTCAGGAAAATAAAAAGCGTCCCGCTAGCCAGACAAAATCGAAGTTTCAGCAGCGACTCGAGAAAATGGCGAAGGAAAAAGGCTATAAGATGCCGAAATAA
- a CDS encoding T9SS type A sorting domain-containing protein: protein MKNILLLIVLVSVFNTTRAQVPSTCIIPPLLMNEYGRDIKQLAVQRLFELQSPDTALVRIPQEYTDTISEGMAAILNAISVPERDSVFNIYCVHQLNPFDGFGAYDGLLVKVDTNYAWTSAWQNLNTITGDPLIDTLVTRYSLTISNFYNWTIGNYAVLSTDSSWNIFALIDTIEMVPGVLTAEQNSLVGVAGKISYSKVGNSRFYDFYFEYQDCFDGCDAYRRWTFKVNTDCSVEYLGFVDWCFWGVGQCPLPAPINCNTFTSIKEDDFEKINCRVLPNPSSGKFQIEVIGVTFWSHFNLEVYNYRSELIYHSELKNSKSEIDLSDQTPGMYLVKIYNEQSLLTRKIVIQ from the coding sequence ATGAAAAACATCCTTCTTTTAATAGTGCTTGTTTCAGTATTCAATACTACGCGTGCGCAAGTTCCTTCAACTTGTATAATTCCTCCATTGTTGATGAATGAGTACGGCCGCGACATTAAACAATTGGCAGTCCAGAGGCTTTTCGAACTCCAAAGTCCGGACACCGCTCTGGTGCGAATACCACAGGAATATACTGACACGATTTCAGAGGGGATGGCAGCTATTTTAAATGCGATTTCAGTTCCGGAAAGAGATTCCGTATTTAATATATATTGTGTTCATCAACTGAATCCGTTTGATGGTTTTGGGGCTTATGACGGTTTACTTGTAAAAGTTGATACCAATTATGCATGGACAAGCGCATGGCAAAATTTGAATACAATTACAGGCGATCCTCTTATTGATACCCTTGTTACCAGGTATAGTTTGACCATCTCTAATTTTTACAATTGGACAATTGGAAATTATGCCGTGTTATCTACAGATTCATCCTGGAATATTTTTGCACTGATAGATACTATTGAAATGGTACCCGGTGTACTTACAGCTGAACAAAATAGTCTGGTAGGTGTTGCGGGAAAAATTTCATACAGCAAAGTCGGGAATTCAAGATTTTATGATTTTTATTTCGAGTATCAGGATTGTTTTGATGGATGTGATGCGTACCGAAGATGGACATTTAAAGTGAATACAGATTGCTCTGTGGAGTATCTTGGTTTTGTGGATTGGTGTTTCTGGGGTGTTGGTCAATGCCCTCTTCCTGCACCAATAAACTGTAATACCTTTACATCCATTAAGGAAGATGACTTTGAAAAAATAAATTGTAGGGTTTTACCAAATCCTTCCTCCGGAAAATTTCAAATTGAAGTGATTGGGGTAACGTTTTGGAGTCATTTTAATTTGGAAGTTTATAATTACCGGAGTGAGCTGATTTATCATTCCGAACTAAAAAATAGCAAATCAGAGATTGATTTAAGTGATCAAACACCTGGTATGTACCTTGTGAAAATTTATAACGAACAGTCCCTTCTGACACGGAAAATTGTCATTCAGTAA
- the hppD gene encoding 4-hydroxyphenylpyruvate dioxygenase, protein MSTDFLPLNGTDHIEFYVGNAKQSAYYYQHTFGFQLVAYAGPETGVRDRASYVLQQGKVRFVLTTALHPDHEITRHVAAHGDGVKVLALWVDDAEKSFYETMSRGAKAHTQPVTLTDEWGEVKISAIHTYGETIHKFVERKNYKGVFMPGYKPVSATVKSEPVGLEVIDHCVGNVELGKMNDWVKFYEDVMGFKMIITFDDKDISTEYSALMSKVVSNGNGYVKFPINEPAEGKKKSQIDEYLEFYHGAGVQHIAILTNDIIKTVSTLKSRGVEFLAVPQTYYQELSARVGKIDEDMEDLARLGILVDRDEEGYLLQLFTKPVEDRPTVFFEFIQRKGARSFGKGNFKALFEAIEREQALRGNL, encoded by the coding sequence ATGTCTACCGACTTCTTACCCTTAAATGGTACCGATCACATCGAGTTTTATGTAGGTAATGCGAAGCAATCCGCTTATTATTACCAGCATACTTTTGGTTTTCAGCTTGTTGCTTACGCCGGTCCGGAAACAGGGGTCCGTGATAGGGCTTCGTATGTGTTGCAACAGGGCAAAGTTCGTTTTGTATTGACCACCGCACTTCATCCCGATCATGAAATTACCCGGCACGTAGCTGCGCATGGAGATGGTGTTAAGGTGTTGGCTTTATGGGTGGATGATGCCGAGAAATCATTTTATGAAACAATGTCCCGCGGAGCAAAAGCGCATACGCAACCTGTTACCTTAACGGATGAATGGGGAGAAGTGAAGATTTCAGCTATCCATACCTATGGGGAAACCATTCATAAATTCGTGGAAAGAAAAAATTACAAGGGTGTTTTCATGCCCGGATATAAACCGGTTTCGGCCACAGTAAAGTCTGAGCCGGTAGGACTGGAAGTGATTGATCATTGCGTCGGGAATGTGGAACTGGGGAAGATGAATGACTGGGTGAAGTTCTATGAAGATGTCATGGGCTTTAAAATGATCATTACATTTGATGATAAAGATATCAGTACCGAGTACAGTGCACTGATGTCAAAAGTAGTGTCTAACGGTAACGGGTATGTTAAATTTCCGATCAATGAGCCCGCAGAAGGAAAGAAGAAATCGCAGATCGACGAGTATCTTGAATTTTACCACGGAGCAGGCGTACAGCATATTGCAATTTTAACCAACGATATCATTAAAACTGTTTCCACATTGAAATCACGTGGTGTTGAATTTCTGGCGGTCCCCCAAACATATTATCAGGAACTTTCTGCCAGAGTAGGCAAAATCGATGAAGATATGGAAGATCTGGCCCGACTGGGAATCTTAGTCGACCGTGATGAAGAAGGATACCTGCTGCAACTTTTTACGAAACCGGTGGAGGATCGCCCTACAGTGTTTTTTGAATTTATTCAGCGAAAAGGTGCACGCTCCTTTGGTAAAGGCAATTTTAAAGCATTGTTCGAAGCAATCGAAAGAGAGCAGGCGTTGCGTGGTAATTTGTAA
- a CDS encoding aminotransferase class I/II-fold pyridoxal phosphate-dependent enzyme, producing MDLETGVKSKHEQILSLLDEVSISGKKLGIILQTIEDSEIDGRHVTLNGKRIKNFSSCSYLGLDLDQRLMAGAIDAITRFGVQFSSSRSYLSSPLYGELEEKLARIFKAPAAVFNTTTLGHLSNLPILIGDEDAIVMDVSVHSSVQMAVSLLKERNIHTEIIRHSRLDILEDRVKELSLTHKKVWYLSDGVYSMFGDLAPVNDIIKLMDIYEQLYLYVDDAHGMSWAGENGAGYVMSQVPFHKRMYLTTSLGKAFGASGGVMVFPDDEDYRRVHDYGKTSIFSIQVPPPVLGAAVASAKIHLSADIYTMQKQLQDRIKFFNQTAKMLEIPMLSDDISPVKFVCLGKPIMGYNMVSRLMNAGFYVNLSVFPSVSYNNTGMRIPLSLHMTKEDISELLNEIALQLPQAMKENGTSIKEIRRYFKLGSK from the coding sequence ATGGACTTAGAAACAGGAGTAAAAAGCAAGCACGAACAGATTCTATCATTATTAGATGAAGTTTCTATTTCCGGAAAAAAACTTGGAATTATATTGCAAACCATCGAAGATTCAGAAATCGATGGGCGACATGTTACCCTGAATGGTAAACGCATTAAAAATTTCAGCTCTTGCAGTTATCTCGGTCTTGATCTTGATCAGCGCCTGATGGCCGGTGCTATTGATGCCATCACTCGCTTTGGCGTGCAATTCTCTTCTTCGCGATCTTATTTATCATCCCCATTGTATGGTGAACTGGAGGAGAAATTAGCCAGAATCTTTAAAGCTCCGGCCGCTGTTTTTAATACAACTACTCTGGGACATCTGAGTAATCTGCCCATTTTGATTGGTGATGAAGATGCCATCGTGATGGATGTGAGTGTGCATTCCAGTGTTCAAATGGCAGTTTCGCTTTTGAAAGAAAGAAATATCCACACCGAAATCATCAGACATTCCCGCTTGGATATTTTGGAAGATAGAGTGAAGGAGTTAAGTCTGACACATAAAAAAGTTTGGTACCTCTCCGATGGTGTGTATTCCATGTTCGGTGATCTCGCCCCTGTGAATGATATTATCAAGTTGATGGATATCTACGAACAGCTTTACCTCTACGTGGATGATGCACACGGAATGAGTTGGGCAGGCGAAAATGGTGCGGGTTACGTGATGAGTCAGGTGCCTTTTCATAAGCGAATGTATCTGACCACCTCTCTCGGTAAAGCTTTCGGAGCCAGTGGTGGAGTAATGGTCTTTCCCGATGATGAAGATTATAGGAGAGTACACGATTATGGTAAAACATCTATTTTCTCGATTCAGGTACCACCGCCGGTTTTAGGGGCTGCCGTCGCTTCTGCAAAAATCCATCTCTCTGCAGATATTTATACCATGCAAAAGCAATTGCAGGATAGAATTAAGTTTTTCAACCAGACAGCCAAAATGCTGGAGATTCCAATGCTTTCCGATGATATTTCACCCGTGAAATTCGTTTGTTTGGGTAAGCCGATTATGGGTTACAATATGGTGAGTCGTTTGATGAATGCCGGTTTTTATGTGAATCTCTCCGTTTTCCCAAGCGTTTCGTATAATAATACCGGTATGCGAATTCCACTTTCCTTACATATGACGAAGGAGGATATCTCCGAATTGTTGAACGAAATAGCATTGCAACTACCACAGGCAATGAAAGAGAATGGAACGTCAATAAAAGAAATTAGGCGCTATTTTAAACTGGGGTCAAAGTAG
- a CDS encoding response regulator translates to MSEKPVTILHIEDDQVDKMVIDRVIKRLNITNQLLHAPNGEEALDILRGTNGKTKADPMPNVILLDINMPKMNGLEFLKELRADEAIKSISVFVLTTSNDDADRKEAYEHNVAGYILKPVDIAQFETTFQVLANFWKICEWP, encoded by the coding sequence ATGAGTGAAAAACCAGTAACGATTCTACACATTGAAGATGACCAGGTAGATAAAATGGTGATTGACCGTGTTATCAAGCGCCTGAATATTACCAACCAGCTTTTGCATGCACCAAATGGCGAAGAAGCTTTGGATATACTTCGGGGAACCAATGGGAAGACGAAGGCAGATCCGATGCCCAATGTTATTCTTTTAGACATTAACATGCCTAAGATGAATGGATTAGAGTTTTTAAAGGAACTTCGTGCGGATGAAGCCATCAAGTCGATTAGTGTTTTTGTTCTCACCACTTCCAATGATGATGCGGACCGTAAGGAAGCTTATGAGCACAATGTTGCCGGGTATATTTTGAAACCGGTAGACATTGCTCAATTTGAAACCACCTTTCAGGTACTTGCCAATTTTTGGAAAATATGTGAATGGCCATAG
- a CDS encoding PAS domain-containing protein, whose protein sequence is MLFFQATFIVEVGNFTGILIGLLDLVLVANFFLLPVHRNHKLAYYVITLAAFTTLHMISYYSGGIRASAIMYMAGTMLLGYMLLGNIAGRIVFGLIAVHIVLFWYLTENTSYISNVLIGDSSEMINFDYLTTFFLAMLILSAQMNYLESGKNVVIERITEQRNELREKNKELHKLSIVASKADNAIVITDNKGVAEWVNDGFVRLTGYSFEEVVGRKPRELLYGKGTDPETLNRMLDAIEKHLPFSGELLKFRKDKSPFWTQITMTPIVSDDGTEERFIFIESDITPRKLAEEKMNQYMKNLEKTNSELDKFAYVVSHDLKAPLRAIGNLTGWIEEDMADRLPEDIRGHFNTIKGRVVRMEGLINGILDYTKAAKKGGELLSFAAEEVVKDAIELIGAPEKAIINVREGMPVMKAERVKLQQVFLNLIHNAVKYNDKEDIQVDIGFEDQGKDWKFFVKDNGPGIEARYHEKIFVIFQTLNARDEVESRGVGLAIVKKIIEEEGGKIWVESEKGAGATFAFTWPKVKKVSVEESLFSEAEVV, encoded by the coding sequence ATGCTTTTTTTTCAAGCGACATTTATTGTGGAGGTGGGCAACTTTACCGGCATTCTGATCGGCCTTCTCGATCTGGTACTGGTAGCCAACTTTTTTTTATTGCCTGTACACCGAAATCATAAATTAGCCTATTACGTCATAACACTGGCCGCATTTACAACGCTACACATGATTTCTTACTATTCCGGTGGAATTCGTGCTTCTGCAATTATGTACATGGCAGGTACGATGTTGCTTGGGTATATGTTACTGGGAAATATTGCGGGAAGAATAGTCTTTGGATTAATTGCCGTACACATAGTCCTGTTCTGGTACCTCACTGAGAATACATCCTATATTTCCAACGTACTGATTGGGGATTCTTCTGAGATGATCAATTTTGATTACCTGACTACTTTCTTTCTGGCCATGTTGATCCTTTCTGCGCAAATGAATTACCTCGAAAGCGGTAAAAATGTAGTCATTGAACGAATCACAGAGCAGCGAAATGAGTTGCGTGAAAAAAATAAGGAGTTGCATAAGTTGTCTATCGTAGCGAGTAAGGCCGATAATGCAATCGTGATTACCGATAATAAAGGAGTGGCCGAATGGGTGAACGATGGTTTCGTTCGCCTTACAGGATATAGTTTCGAAGAAGTGGTCGGACGTAAGCCCAGGGAATTACTGTACGGCAAAGGGACTGATCCGGAAACGTTAAACAGGATGCTGGATGCTATTGAAAAACATCTTCCCTTCTCCGGTGAATTGTTAAAGTTCAGGAAAGATAAATCTCCGTTCTGGACACAAATAACGATGACACCTATTGTTTCTGACGATGGTACGGAAGAGCGTTTCATTTTCATTGAAAGTGATATTACTCCAAGGAAACTCGCTGAGGAAAAGATGAATCAGTACATGAAGAATCTGGAGAAAACCAATTCGGAACTGGATAAATTCGCCTATGTGGTTTCTCATGATTTGAAAGCGCCGCTTAGAGCTATTGGTAATTTAACGGGCTGGATTGAAGAGGATATGGCCGACAGACTTCCTGAAGATATCAGAGGTCATTTTAATACTATCAAAGGGCGTGTGGTTAGAATGGAAGGTCTGATCAATGGCATTCTTGATTATACCAAGGCGGCTAAGAAAGGTGGCGAACTCTTGTCCTTTGCTGCAGAAGAAGTAGTAAAAGATGCTATCGAGTTGATTGGAGCTCCCGAAAAAGCGATCATTAATGTAAGAGAGGGGATGCCTGTGATGAAGGCTGAACGTGTGAAACTTCAACAGGTATTTTTAAACCTCATCCATAATGCAGTAAAGTATAATGATAAGGAAGATATTCAGGTGGATATCGGTTTTGAAGACCAGGGAAAAGACTGGAAGTTTTTTGTGAAAGATAATGGCCCGGGAATCGAAGCCAGATATCACGAGAAAATTTTTGTCATTTTTCAAACCTTGAATGCCCGGGATGAAGTGGAGTCGCGTGGAGTAGGTCTTGCCATTGTGAAGAAAATAATTGAAGAAGAAGGTGGAAAAATTTGGGTGGAATCTGAGAAAGGTGCCGGTGCAACTTTTGCTTTTACATGGCCCAAAGTGAAGAAGGTGAGCGTGGAAGAATCCCTCTTTTCTGAGGCGGAAGTAGTGTAA
- a CDS encoding menaquinone biosynthesis protein, with protein MNQGPTRISVVSYLNAKPFLYGLEQMGNAAAFSISSDIPSVCASKLIHDETDIGLIPVAMLSALKESHIITSYCIAADGPVESVVLVSQVPLEEISQVILDMESRTSVLLVKILAEELWGIHPEWIKQEGHHSFENAESTVSAVMIGDKALKYKSKYRYCYDLSEGWKTLTGLPFVFAIWASNKNIDPAIISQLEHAFSVGTNSIDRLVTDLEKDYPETDILNYLTQKIRYTLGNKEMEALQSFLSKAQRFQQPDSGAVISTGIK; from the coding sequence GTGAATCAGGGTCCCACAAGAATTTCGGTTGTTTCGTATCTGAATGCAAAGCCTTTTTTATATGGCCTTGAGCAAATGGGAAACGCTGCTGCCTTTTCAATAAGCAGTGATATTCCCTCAGTATGTGCAAGCAAATTGATTCATGATGAAACAGACATTGGATTGATACCAGTAGCCATGTTGTCCGCGTTGAAAGAATCCCATATTATTACTTCCTATTGTATAGCTGCAGATGGTCCGGTGGAATCCGTAGTATTGGTTAGTCAGGTACCTCTGGAGGAAATCAGTCAGGTAATACTAGACATGGAATCCAGAACATCCGTTTTATTGGTAAAAATACTTGCTGAAGAATTATGGGGAATTCACCCGGAATGGATAAAGCAGGAGGGTCATCATTCCTTTGAAAATGCCGAGAGTACCGTATCAGCGGTAATGATTGGAGACAAGGCATTAAAGTATAAATCGAAATACCGCTATTGCTATGATTTATCGGAAGGATGGAAAACACTGACGGGACTTCCCTTTGTATTTGCGATTTGGGCCAGCAACAAAAACATTGACCCTGCTATAATTTCACAGTTAGAACATGCATTTTCAGTTGGAACAAATTCGATCGACCGTTTGGTAACAGATCTTGAAAAGGACTATCCGGAAACTGATATCCTAAACTATCTCACTCAAAAAATACGATATACATTAGGGAATAAAGAAATGGAAGCGTTGCAGTCATTTTTAAGTAAAGCACAACGTTTTCAGCAACCGGATTCAGGCGCGGTGATCTCCACCGGCATTAAATAA